The following coding sequences are from one Roseburia hominis A2-183 window:
- the nusA gene encoding transcription termination factor NusA, giving the protein MSSNNELLEALNILEREKNISKETLLEAIENSLVTACKNHFGTSENVKVTMDPQTCEYHVFQEKTVVEQVEDPVEQISLVNAKMVDSKYEIGDIVNVEIQSKEFGRIATQNAKNVILQKIREEERKVLYNQYYSMEKDVVTGVVQRYIGRNVSVNLGKVDAILTENEQVRGEVFQPTERIKVYILEVKDTSKGPKILVSRTHPELVKRLFESEVTEVREGIVEIKAIAREAGSRTKIAVWSNDPDVDPVGACVGMNGARVNAIVNELRGEKIDIITWNENPAMMIENALSPAKVISVIADAEEKSAKVIVPDYQLSLAIGKEGQNARLAARLTGFKIDIKSETQARESGDFMDYESEYEDDEYYEDDEYAEDGEYTEDGEYAGDRYAEDADAEGEYAEESELADETDTENEEE; this is encoded by the coding sequence ATGAGTAGTAATAATGAGTTATTAGAAGCATTGAATATACTGGAACGTGAGAAGAATATCAGCAAGGAGACACTGCTTGAGGCAATCGAGAATTCACTGGTGACCGCCTGCAAGAACCATTTCGGTACATCCGAGAATGTAAAGGTGACGATGGACCCGCAGACCTGTGAGTATCATGTGTTCCAGGAGAAGACCGTAGTAGAGCAGGTGGAGGATCCGGTAGAGCAGATCAGCCTTGTCAATGCCAAGATGGTGGATTCCAAATACGAGATCGGAGATATCGTGAATGTCGAGATCCAGTCCAAGGAGTTCGGACGCATCGCAACACAGAATGCCAAGAATGTCATCTTACAGAAGATCCGTGAAGAGGAGCGCAAGGTTTTATACAACCAGTATTACAGCATGGAAAAGGATGTTGTGACCGGTGTGGTACAGCGTTACATCGGAAGAAATGTGAGCGTCAACCTTGGCAAGGTGGATGCGATCCTGACCGAGAACGAGCAGGTGAGAGGCGAGGTATTCCAGCCGACCGAGCGCATCAAGGTCTATATCCTGGAGGTGAAGGATACGTCCAAGGGACCGAAGATTCTCGTGTCAAGAACCCATCCGGAGCTGGTAAAGCGCCTGTTCGAGTCTGAAGTGACCGAGGTGAGAGAGGGAATCGTTGAGATTAAAGCGATCGCGCGGGAGGCAGGAAGCAGAACCAAGATTGCCGTCTGGTCCAATGATCCGGATGTGGATCCGGTGGGCGCATGTGTCGGTATGAACGGTGCGAGAGTCAATGCGATCGTCAACGAACTGCGCGGTGAGAAGATTGACATCATTACCTGGAATGAGAATCCGGCAATGATGATCGAGAACGCATTGAGCCCGGCAAAGGTTATTTCTGTTATCGCGGATGCGGAGGAGAAGTCGGCGAAAGTCATCGTTCCGGATTATCAGCTTTCCCTGGCGATCGGCAAGGAAGGACAGAATGCGAGACTTGCGGCAAGACTTACCGGCTTTAAGATCGACATCAAGAGCGAGACACAGGCCAGAGAGTCCGGCGACTTCATGGATTATGAGAGCGAGTACGAGGACGACGAGTATTACGAGGATGACGAGTACGCAGAGGACGGCGAATATACCGAAGACGGCGAGTATGCCGGGGACAGATATGCTGAGGATGCGGATGCCGAGGGAGAATACGCTGAGGAATCCGAACTTGCGGATGAGACAGACACAGAGAATGAAGAAGAGTAG
- the rimP gene encoding ribosome maturation factor RimP — translation MSKRETYEARTEELITPILERMHFELVDVEYVKEGGTWYLRAYIDKEGGITVNDCEAVAREMNEILDREDFVEDSYVFEVSSPGLGRPLKKEKDYVRSMGKEIEIRTYRAINREKEFYGILSAYDESTVTIETENGEKMTFEKPDIALIRLAFDF, via the coding sequence ATGTCAAAGCGTGAAACATACGAAGCGCGCACCGAAGAACTGATTACTCCGATCTTAGAGCGCATGCATTTTGAACTCGTGGATGTGGAGTATGTAAAAGAAGGCGGAACCTGGTATCTGAGAGCCTACATCGACAAGGAGGGCGGGATCACCGTCAACGACTGCGAGGCAGTGGCGAGAGAGATGAATGAGATTCTTGACCGCGAGGACTTCGTGGAAGATTCCTACGTGTTCGAGGTAAGTTCCCCGGGACTTGGCAGACCGCTCAAGAAAGAAAAAGATTATGTCCGGAGCATGGGAAAGGAGATTGAGATCCGCACTTACCGTGCAATCAACCGGGAAAAGGAATTTTATGGTATTTTATCTGCATATGATGAAAGTACTGTGACAATAGAGACAGAAAACGGAGAGAAAATGACGTTTGAGAAGCCGGATATCGCGCTGATCCGTCTGGCATTCGATTTTTGA
- a CDS encoding YbaK/EbsC family protein, with the protein MSLERAKAYLKEYKMEDQIREFPVSSATVELAAEALHTEAGRIAKTLSFLVDGEAVLIVCAGDARIDNAKYKAFFRAKAKMLAPDEVEERIGHAIGGVCPFGIKEGVRVYLDETLKKYETVFPACGSSNSAIELTIPQLEQLAKPVCWVDVCKLPA; encoded by the coding sequence ATGTCGCTGGAGAGGGCAAAGGCATATTTAAAAGAATATAAGATGGAAGATCAGATCCGGGAGTTCCCCGTCTCCTCGGCAACGGTGGAACTGGCGGCGGAAGCACTGCACACGGAAGCAGGGCGGATTGCAAAGACTTTGTCTTTTCTGGTGGACGGAGAGGCGGTGCTGATCGTGTGTGCGGGAGATGCCCGGATTGACAATGCAAAATACAAGGCATTTTTCCGTGCGAAGGCGAAGATGCTTGCGCCGGATGAGGTGGAGGAACGGATCGGACATGCGATCGGAGGCGTCTGCCCGTTTGGAATCAAGGAAGGCGTGCGGGTGTATCTGGACGAGACTTTGAAAAAATATGAGACGGTTTTTCCGGCGTGTGGGAGCAGCAACAGCGCGATTGAACTGACGATACCGCAGTTGGAGCAGCTTGCAAAACCGGTGTGCTGGGTAGATGTCTGCAAACTGCCGGCATAA
- the galE gene encoding UDP-glucose 4-epimerase GalE: MTILVTGGAGYIGSHTCVELQNAGYDVVVLDNLSNASEKSLQRVEALTGKPVTFYKGDILDRDILNKIFAEHKIDCCIHFAGLKAVGESVAKPWEYYNNNIAGTLTLVDVMRQNGCKNIIFSSSATVYGDPAEIPITENCPKGQCTNPYGWTKSMLEQILTDIQKADPEWNVILLRYFNPIGAHKSGTMGENPNGIPNNLMPYVTQVAVGKLKELGVFGNDYDTPDGTGVRDYIHVVDLAIGHVKALKKIEEKAGLCIYNLGTGHGYSVLDIVKNFEAATGVKIPYVIKARRPGDIATCYCDPSKAKNELGWEAQYGIREMCEDSWRWQKNNPNGYED, translated from the coding sequence ATGACGATTTTAGTAACAGGCGGAGCCGGATATATCGGCAGCCATACATGCGTAGAATTACAGAATGCCGGATATGACGTGGTAGTGCTGGATAATTTAAGCAATGCCTCCGAGAAGTCCTTACAGCGTGTGGAGGCGCTGACAGGAAAGCCGGTAACCTTTTATAAAGGGGATATCTTAGACCGTGATATCCTGAACAAAATCTTTGCGGAGCACAAGATCGACTGCTGTATCCATTTTGCGGGATTAAAGGCAGTGGGCGAGTCCGTGGCAAAGCCTTGGGAGTATTACAACAATAACATTGCAGGTACGCTGACACTGGTGGATGTGATGCGTCAGAACGGCTGCAAGAATATCATTTTCTCCTCCTCAGCGACAGTATACGGCGATCCGGCAGAGATCCCGATCACGGAGAACTGCCCGAAGGGTCAGTGCACCAATCCGTACGGATGGACAAAGTCCATGTTAGAGCAGATCCTGACCGACATCCAGAAGGCAGATCCGGAGTGGAATGTGATTCTGCTTCGCTACTTTAACCCGATCGGTGCACACAAGAGCGGCACGATGGGAGAGAATCCGAACGGTATCCCGAACAACCTCATGCCGTATGTAACACAGGTGGCTGTCGGAAAGTTAAAAGAACTCGGTGTATTCGGCAACGATTATGACACACCGGACGGTACCGGCGTGAGAGATTACATCCATGTGGTCGATCTTGCCATCGGACATGTGAAGGCACTCAAGAAGATTGAGGAGAAAGCGGGACTCTGCATCTACAATCTGGGTACCGGACACGGCTACAGCGTGCTTGACATCGTGAAGAATTTTGAGGCTGCAACAGGTGTGAAGATTCCTTATGTAATCAAGGCGAGAAGACCGGGCGATATTGCAACCTGCTACTGTGATCCGTCCAAGGCAAAGAACGAGCTTGGCTGGGAGGCACAGTATGGTATCCGTGAGATGTGTGAGGATTCCTGGAGATGGCAGAAGAACAATCCGAACGGATATGAAGATTAA
- a CDS encoding AraC family transcriptional regulator, with amino-acid sequence MPHHYKNSYKVTEKELVSLSVYNVGFQKCDALYQWGPGIRDHYLIHYIISGKGTYRVAGQTYHLSGGDTFLVYPNTEVVYCADEQNPWEYAWVGFTGSDASMILKATDFSPENPFIRDTPRGNDIHRQILHIYDARGNEFEHAVEMTGRLYTMLALFMHGATHAGSQNSANSYVQKSIEYISSNYSYAITVEDIAGYVGVSRSHLFRSFEAVLGRSPKEYLTDFRMKQACYLLEHSSLSITAIANSLGFDNSLYFSKTFHRQKGMSPKEYREKNRS; translated from the coding sequence ATGCCGCATCATTACAAAAATTCCTACAAAGTGACCGAAAAAGAACTGGTTTCCCTCTCCGTCTACAACGTCGGCTTCCAGAAATGTGACGCCCTCTACCAATGGGGTCCCGGTATCCGCGATCACTATCTGATCCACTATATCATTTCCGGAAAAGGCACCTACCGCGTCGCCGGTCAGACTTACCATCTGTCCGGCGGAGATACTTTTTTGGTCTACCCAAACACCGAGGTTGTCTACTGCGCGGATGAGCAGAACCCCTGGGAGTATGCCTGGGTCGGTTTTACCGGAAGCGACGCCTCCATGATCCTGAAGGCCACGGACTTCTCCCCTGAGAATCCTTTTATACGGGACACCCCACGCGGCAATGATATTCACCGGCAGATTCTGCACATCTACGATGCACGCGGCAACGAATTCGAGCACGCGGTGGAGATGACAGGACGTCTCTATACCATGCTCGCCCTGTTCATGCACGGTGCTACGCACGCCGGCAGCCAGAATTCCGCGAACAGCTATGTACAAAAAAGCATTGAGTACATCTCCTCAAATTATTCCTACGCCATCACCGTGGAGGATATTGCTGGCTATGTCGGCGTGAGCCGCAGTCATCTGTTCCGCTCGTTTGAGGCTGTCCTAGGGCGCTCCCCCAAGGAATACCTGACGGATTTCCGCATGAAGCAGGCGTGCTATCTGCTGGAGCACTCCAGCCTGTCGATCACCGCGATCGCAAACTCGCTGGGGTTTGACAACAGTCTCTATTTTTCCAAAACCTTTCACCGGCAGAAAGGCATGTCGCCCAAAGAATACCGGGAAAAGAACCGCTCGTAA
- a CDS encoding PHP domain-containing protein, whose protein sequence is METQRYLYETHMHTSEASACAGSTGAQMARAYKEAGYTGIIVTDHFFYGNTSVDRSLPWEEWVRRFCLGYEHAKAEGERIGLSVFFGWEACYEGTEFLVYGLDQAWLLAHPQIKDASIEEQYALVHEGGGIISHAHPFREEDYIPEIRLFPEYVDAVEGVNAMHSSRASDCHKNPLFNERALAYGKEHNLPFTAGSDQHTTHMIGGGMVFPRKLKDVHDFTRAVLGREAVELLDGCKSE, encoded by the coding sequence ATGGAAACACAAAGATACCTGTATGAGACACATATGCATACATCGGAGGCAAGCGCATGCGCCGGCAGCACGGGTGCCCAGATGGCGCGCGCCTACAAAGAGGCAGGGTACACCGGCATTATTGTAACGGATCACTTTTTTTACGGAAATACTTCGGTGGACCGTTCCCTGCCGTGGGAGGAGTGGGTACGGCGCTTCTGTCTCGGATATGAGCATGCAAAGGCAGAGGGGGAACGCATCGGGCTCTCGGTGTTTTTTGGATGGGAAGCATGTTATGAGGGGACGGAGTTTTTGGTATACGGACTGGATCAGGCATGGCTGCTTGCACATCCGCAGATTAAGGATGCATCGATCGAAGAACAGTACGCGCTGGTACATGAGGGCGGCGGCATTATAAGCCATGCGCATCCGTTCCGGGAGGAGGATTACATTCCCGAAATCCGGCTGTTTCCGGAATATGTGGATGCGGTGGAGGGCGTAAACGCCATGCATTCGAGCAGGGCGAGCGACTGCCACAAGAACCCGCTGTTTAACGAGCGGGCTCTGGCCTATGGAAAAGAGCACAATCTGCCATTTACAGCGGGATCAGACCAGCACACCACGCATATGATCGGCGGCGGTATGGTCTTTCCCAGAAAACTAAAAGACGTCCATGACTTTACCCGCGCGGTGCTTGGCAGAGAGGCGGTGGAACTGTTGGACGGCTGCAAAAGCGAGTGA
- a CDS encoding Y-family DNA polymerase: MDEAHVYIAIDLKSFYASVECVERGLDPLTTNLVVADPERTEKTICLAVSPSLKAYGIPGRARLFEVVQKVKEVNAGHPKERLTYQIAPPRMALYMDYSTRIYNLYLRYVAPEDIHVYSIDEVFMDVTHYLGTYHMTARELAAKMIQDVFAETGITATAGIGTNLYLCKVALDIVAKHVKPDRNGVRIAKLDEMSYRRLLWNYRPLTDFWRVGRGYQKKLEENGLYTMGDIARCSLGGAREFHNEELLYRLFGINAELLIDHAWGWEPVTMEQIKAYRPQVNSISSGQVLHCPYDAKGARLVVQEMADALALDLVERRLVTDQLVLTVGYDIENITNPALYADYRGEIVADRYGRKIPKHAHGTVNLKTRTSSSRKIMEAVMGLYDDIVNPKLLVRRITLVGNRLVEEARAEAEEQYEQLELFTDTGGQEEEKKQEELRLKKERSLQEAMLSVKKKYGKNAMLKGMNLQEGATAMERNSQIGGHKA, translated from the coding sequence ATGGACGAAGCACACGTGTATATTGCAATTGATTTAAAGTCTTTCTATGCATCGGTAGAGTGCGTGGAACGTGGGCTGGATCCGCTTACGACCAACCTTGTGGTGGCAGACCCCGAGCGCACGGAAAAGACAATCTGTCTGGCAGTATCACCTTCCCTGAAAGCCTATGGCATTCCGGGAAGAGCGAGGCTCTTTGAGGTCGTACAGAAAGTAAAAGAAGTGAATGCTGGGCATCCGAAAGAGCGGCTGACCTATCAGATCGCACCGCCGCGCATGGCGCTCTACATGGATTACAGCACCAGAATTTACAATCTCTATCTGCGTTATGTGGCGCCGGAGGATATTCATGTCTATTCTATCGACGAGGTGTTTATGGATGTCACGCATTATCTGGGGACATACCACATGACAGCGAGAGAACTTGCGGCGAAAATGATACAGGATGTCTTTGCTGAGACGGGCATCACGGCAACCGCCGGGATCGGAACCAATCTCTATCTGTGCAAAGTGGCGCTCGATATTGTGGCAAAACATGTAAAGCCGGATCGGAATGGTGTGCGCATTGCAAAACTGGACGAGATGAGTTACCGCAGACTGCTCTGGAATTACCGTCCGCTGACGGATTTCTGGCGGGTAGGACGGGGCTACCAGAAGAAGCTGGAGGAGAACGGTCTGTATACGATGGGAGACATTGCGCGCTGCTCGCTGGGAGGAGCCAGAGAGTTCCACAACGAGGAATTGTTATACCGGCTGTTCGGCATCAATGCGGAGCTGCTCATCGATCATGCATGGGGCTGGGAGCCGGTGACGATGGAACAGATTAAGGCGTACAGACCGCAGGTGAACAGCATAAGTTCGGGGCAGGTACTGCATTGCCCCTACGACGCGAAGGGCGCGCGGCTGGTGGTGCAGGAGATGGCGGATGCGCTGGCGCTGGATCTGGTGGAACGGCGTCTTGTGACGGATCAGCTTGTGCTTACCGTCGGTTATGACATTGAAAATATTACAAATCCGGCACTTTATGCAGACTATCGCGGAGAGATTGTGGCGGACCGCTACGGGAGAAAGATTCCCAAGCATGCGCACGGTACGGTCAACCTGAAAACCAGAACCTCCTCTTCCCGTAAGATTATGGAGGCGGTGATGGGGCTGTATGACGACATTGTGAATCCAAAGCTTCTCGTGCGGAGAATCACGCTTGTGGGCAACCGGCTGGTGGAAGAAGCCCGCGCCGAGGCGGAAGAACAATACGAACAACTGGAGCTTTTTACAGATACAGGCGGACAGGAAGAGGAGAAAAAACAGGAAGAACTGCGGCTGAAAAAGGAGCGCAGCCTGCAGGAGGCAATGCTTTCCGTGAAGAAAAAGTACGGGAAAAACGCGATGCTTAAGGGCATGAATCTGCAGGAGGGCGCGACCGCGATGGAGCGGAACAGCCAGATTGGAGGGCATAAGGCATAA
- a CDS encoding alanine/glycine:cation symporter family protein: protein MERNGTVMLKIIDDFVWGVPLIVLILAVGIFLTIRLRGLQITKLPLAVRHIIANEKDGKDGEVSSFGALCTALSATIGTGNIVGVATAVVAGGPGALFWMWIAALFGTATKYTECLLAIKYRVVEADGHVVGGPFYYIENGMGRKFRWLGQIFAFFGVGVGLLGIGTFTQINGITGAVKGFFDPETACSVHLFSNTYSWSVVISGLILTVCVALVIIGGIKRISSVAQVVVPFMALVYVVTVLIILLTHLGEIPAALATIVQSAFGLRAAAGGTLGAILVAMQKGIARGIFSNEAGLGSAPIAAATAKTDEPVAQGLVSMMGTVIDTLIICTMTGLSIIITDTWNIGLDGVDVTTRAFQIGLPFPERVSSFLLMLCLVFFAFTTILGWNYYSEKCLEYLVGNRPGVLKCYRWLYILAVLIGPFMTVSAVWTIADIFNGLMALPNLIALVALSGVVAAETKQYFAKQKNF from the coding sequence ATGGAGAGGAATGGAACGGTTATGCTAAAGATCATTGATGATTTTGTCTGGGGAGTTCCCCTGATCGTGCTGATCCTTGCGGTTGGCATATTTCTGACGATCCGTCTGCGGGGACTTCAGATCACGAAGCTGCCGCTTGCGGTCAGACACATTATTGCAAACGAAAAAGACGGCAAGGACGGAGAGGTGTCGAGTTTCGGCGCACTCTGCACGGCGCTGTCGGCAACGATCGGTACCGGTAATATCGTGGGAGTGGCGACGGCGGTCGTGGCAGGCGGGCCGGGCGCCTTGTTCTGGATGTGGATTGCGGCGCTGTTTGGCACGGCGACCAAGTATACGGAATGTCTTTTGGCGATCAAGTACCGCGTGGTGGAAGCGGATGGACATGTGGTCGGCGGACCGTTTTACTATATTGAGAACGGTATGGGCAGAAAATTCCGCTGGCTGGGACAGATCTTCGCATTCTTCGGCGTGGGAGTCGGTCTGCTCGGCATCGGAACCTTTACGCAGATCAACGGAATTACCGGTGCGGTAAAGGGCTTTTTTGATCCGGAGACGGCATGTTCGGTGCATCTGTTTAGCAACACCTATTCGTGGAGCGTTGTGATATCCGGGCTGATACTGACCGTGTGCGTGGCACTCGTTATTATCGGAGGGATTAAGCGGATTTCCTCCGTGGCACAGGTGGTTGTGCCGTTTATGGCGCTTGTGTATGTGGTGACTGTGCTGATCATTCTGCTGACGCATTTGGGAGAGATTCCGGCAGCACTTGCCACCATCGTACAAAGCGCGTTTGGACTCCGTGCAGCGGCAGGAGGAACACTTGGCGCAATCCTTGTTGCGATGCAGAAGGGAATCGCGAGAGGTATTTTCTCCAACGAAGCGGGGCTTGGAAGTGCGCCGATCGCTGCAGCTACCGCGAAGACCGATGAGCCGGTGGCGCAGGGACTGGTATCCATGATGGGAACGGTGATCGATACGCTGATTATCTGTACGATGACCGGATTGTCCATCATCATCACGGATACGTGGAACATCGGTCTGGACGGGGTGGATGTCACGACAAGAGCGTTTCAGATCGGGCTTCCGTTCCCGGAACGCGTCTCCTCGTTTTTACTGATGCTGTGTCTGGTGTTTTTTGCATTTACAACGATCCTTGGCTGGAATTATTACAGCGAGAAATGTCTGGAATATCTGGTGGGCAACCGTCCCGGGGTGTTAAAATGCTATCGCTGGCTGTATATTCTGGCGGTATTGATCGGACCGTTTATGACCGTGTCGGCAGTCTGGACGATTGCGGATATTTTTAACGGACTGATGGCGCTGCCGAATCTGATTGCACTGGTGGCGCTAAGCGGTGTGGTGGCAGCCGAGACGAAGCAGTATTTTGCAAAACAGAAGAATTTTTGA